One window of Opisthocomus hoazin isolate bOpiHoa1 chromosome 15, bOpiHoa1.hap1, whole genome shotgun sequence genomic DNA carries:
- the POLR3E gene encoding DNA-directed RNA polymerase III subunit RPC5 isoform X1 has translation MANEEDDPIIQEIDVFLARSLLEKLYLFQYPIRPASMTYDDVTHLSAKIKPKQQKVELEMAIDTLNPNYCRSKGEQIALNVDGTCTDETSTYSSKLMDKQTFCSSQAASNVSRYAAAVYKKGELHLTPLHGILQLRPSFTYLDKADAKHREREAANEGGDSSQDEAEDDVKQITVRFSRPETEQARQRRVQSYEFLQKRQAEEHWVHLLYYGLKDSRSEHERQYLFSQGHGLAENTELIKSPSEYLMMLMPPSVEEENDKPMSPSNVLSMAQLRTLPLADQIKILMKNVKVMPFANLMSLLGSGTDSTAVLRCIQQVAMLVQGNWVVKSDVLYPKDTSSPHSGVPAEVLCRGRDFVMWKFTQDRWVVRKEVAAVTKLCPEDVKDFLEHMSVARINKGWEFMLPYDEDFVKKHPDIVQRQHMLWMGIQAKLEKVYNLLKEHLTPKKQEAQSAHPLLVSGEQRVNVAKAKVKQNYGQLEKEFQKQKAEMKSNDTSTKMDVSNIHIKEEPVSDEEPMDTSAYEGMNNGIVNGLHAEEDSMDSLNGHLPGGCIDRVAQELKAFVSSTFRKQFVLTLSELKRLFNLHLASLPPGHTLFSGISDKMLQDMVLDTGCKQILVPFPPQTAASPDELKVYALWEAGDTYDQHRQVLLEIFSKNYRVRRNVIQSQLSQECGADLNKQEVDRVLKDCCVSYGGMWYLKGTVQS, from the exons ATGGCAAATGAAGAAGATGATCCAATTATACAAGAG ATTGATGTGTTCCTGGCCAGAAGTCTGCTGGAGAAGCTGTATCTGTTTCAG TATCCTATTCGTCCAGCTTCCATGACATACGATGATGTTACACATTTGTCAGCAAAGATAAAACCGAAGCAGCAAAAG GTTGAACTTGAAATGGCCATTGATACTTTGAATCCTAACTACTGTCGCAGCAAAGGAGAACAGATTGCTCTCAATGTAGATGGCACGTGTACAGATGAAACAAGTACCTATTCCTC GAAGCTGATGGACAAGCAAACTTTCTGCTCTTCACAAGCTGCAAGTAATGTCTCCCGCTATGCAGCTGCTGTTTATAAAAAAG GTGAACTTCACCTGACTCCACTACATGGAATTCTTCAGCTGAGGCCAAGCTTCACCTACTTGGACAAGGCTGAtgcaaaacacagagaaagagaagCTGCTAATGAAG GTGGTGATTCATCCCAGGATGAAGCTGAAGATGATGTTAAGCAAATTACT GTACGATTCTCCCGCCCTGAGACTGAACAGGCTCGTCAACGACGTGTTCAGTCCTATGAGTTCCTGCAGAAGAGACAAGCAGAAGAGCACTGGGTTCATCTACTTTATTATGGCTTAAAG GATAGCCGTTCTGAGCACGAGCGCCAGTATTTATTTAGTCAAGGTCATGGCCTTGCTGAAAACACAGAATTAATTAAGTCTCCCAG tgAATATTTAATGATGCTGATGCCTCCAAGCGTAGAGGAAGAGAA TGACAAACCAATGTCTCCAAGCAATGTGCTGTCTATGGCCCAGCTGAGAACTTTACCCCTCGCTGATCAGATTAAGATCCTGATGAAGAATG TGAAGGTCATGCCGTTTGCAAATCTGATGAGTTTGCTAGGCTCTGGGACTGACTCTACGGCAGTTCTCCGCTGTATACAGCAGGTGGCAATGCTGGTCCAGGGAAACTGGGTGGTGAAGAG CGATGTCCTCTACCCGAAAGATACTTCTAGTCCACATAGTGGAGTCCCTGCAGAAGTGCTCTGTAGAGGGAGAGACTTTGTT ATGTGGAAGTTCACACAGGACCGCTGGGTTGTGAGAAAGGAAGTGGCAGCAGTTACAAaa cTTTGCCCAGAAGATGTGAAAGACTTCTTAGAGCACATGTCTGTGGCAAGAATAAACAAAGGTTGGGAGTTCATGCTCCCTTATGATGAAGACTTTGTTAAGAAGCATCCAGATATCGTTCAGAGACAACATATGCTGTGGATGGGCATTCAGGCCAA ATTAGAAAAGGTCTATAATCTCTTAAAGGAGCACTTGACACCAAAGAAACAAGAGGCACAATCAG CTCATCCGTTGCTGGTCTCTGGGGAGCAAAGGGTCAACGTGGCTAAAGCAAAAGTTAAGCAGAACTATGGGCAGCTGGAGAAGGAGTTCCAGAAGCAAAAGGCAGAGATGAAATCAAATGACACATCAACCAAGATGGATGTTTCCAATATCCACATCAAAGAGGAGCCTGTGAGTGATGAGGAGCCAATGGATACCTCCGCTTATGAGGGGATGAACAACGGCATTGTCAATGGCCTCCATGCAGAGGAGGACTCCATGGACTCTTTAAACGGCCACTTGCCTGGAGGCTGCATTGACCGGGTGGCCCAAGAACTGAAGGCATTTGTGTCGTCAACATTTAGGAAACAATTTGTGCTCACCCTGAGTGAGCTTAAACGGTTATTTAACCTTCACTTAGCCAGTCTGCCTCCAGGACATACATTGTTCAGTGGCATTTCAGACAAAATGTTACAGGACATGGTGCTGGACACTGGCTGCAAACAGATTTTGGTGCCT TTTCCTCCGCAGACTGCTGCTTCACCAGATGAACTAAAGGTCTATGCACTTTGGGAAGCCGGTGACACTTATGATCAG CATCGCcaagttttgcttgaaatcttttcGAAAAATTATCGAGTGCGCAGGAATGTCATCCAGAGTCAGTTGAGTCAAGAATGTGGAGCAGATCTAAACAAGCAGGAGGTGGACAGAGTGTTAAAG
- the POLR3E gene encoding DNA-directed RNA polymerase III subunit RPC5 isoform X2, translated as MANEEDDPIIQEIDVFLARSLLEKLYLFQYPIRPASMTYDDVTHLSAKIKPKQQKVELEMAIDTLNPNYCRSKGEQIALNVDGTCTDETSTYSSKLMDKQTFCSSQAASNVSRYAAAVYKKGELHLTPLHGILQLRPSFTYLDKADAKHREREAANEGGDSSQDEAEDDVKQITVRFSRPETEQARQRRVQSYEFLQKRQAEEHWVHLLYYGLKDSRSEHERQYLFSQGHGLAENTELIKSPSEYLMMLMPPSVEEENDKPMSPSNVLSMAQLRTLPLADQIKILMKNVKVMPFANLMSLLGSGTDSTAVLRCIQQVAMLVQGNWVVKSDVLYPKDTSSPHSGVPAEVLCRGRDFVMWKFTQDRWVVRKEVAAVTKLCPEDVKDFLEHMSVARINKGWEFMLPYDEDFVKKHPDIVQRQHMLWMGIQAKLEKVYNLLKEHLTPKKQEAQSAHPLLVSGEQRVNVAKAKVKQNYGQLEKEFQKQKAEMKSNDTSTKMDVSNIHIKEEPVSDEEPMDTSAYEGMNNGIVNGLHAEEDSMDSLNGHLPGGCIDRVAQELKAFVSSTFRKQFVLTLSELKRLFNLHLASLPPGHTLFSGISDKMLQDMVLDTGCKQILVPPLVLSFLRRLLLHQMN; from the exons ATGGCAAATGAAGAAGATGATCCAATTATACAAGAG ATTGATGTGTTCCTGGCCAGAAGTCTGCTGGAGAAGCTGTATCTGTTTCAG TATCCTATTCGTCCAGCTTCCATGACATACGATGATGTTACACATTTGTCAGCAAAGATAAAACCGAAGCAGCAAAAG GTTGAACTTGAAATGGCCATTGATACTTTGAATCCTAACTACTGTCGCAGCAAAGGAGAACAGATTGCTCTCAATGTAGATGGCACGTGTACAGATGAAACAAGTACCTATTCCTC GAAGCTGATGGACAAGCAAACTTTCTGCTCTTCACAAGCTGCAAGTAATGTCTCCCGCTATGCAGCTGCTGTTTATAAAAAAG GTGAACTTCACCTGACTCCACTACATGGAATTCTTCAGCTGAGGCCAAGCTTCACCTACTTGGACAAGGCTGAtgcaaaacacagagaaagagaagCTGCTAATGAAG GTGGTGATTCATCCCAGGATGAAGCTGAAGATGATGTTAAGCAAATTACT GTACGATTCTCCCGCCCTGAGACTGAACAGGCTCGTCAACGACGTGTTCAGTCCTATGAGTTCCTGCAGAAGAGACAAGCAGAAGAGCACTGGGTTCATCTACTTTATTATGGCTTAAAG GATAGCCGTTCTGAGCACGAGCGCCAGTATTTATTTAGTCAAGGTCATGGCCTTGCTGAAAACACAGAATTAATTAAGTCTCCCAG tgAATATTTAATGATGCTGATGCCTCCAAGCGTAGAGGAAGAGAA TGACAAACCAATGTCTCCAAGCAATGTGCTGTCTATGGCCCAGCTGAGAACTTTACCCCTCGCTGATCAGATTAAGATCCTGATGAAGAATG TGAAGGTCATGCCGTTTGCAAATCTGATGAGTTTGCTAGGCTCTGGGACTGACTCTACGGCAGTTCTCCGCTGTATACAGCAGGTGGCAATGCTGGTCCAGGGAAACTGGGTGGTGAAGAG CGATGTCCTCTACCCGAAAGATACTTCTAGTCCACATAGTGGAGTCCCTGCAGAAGTGCTCTGTAGAGGGAGAGACTTTGTT ATGTGGAAGTTCACACAGGACCGCTGGGTTGTGAGAAAGGAAGTGGCAGCAGTTACAAaa cTTTGCCCAGAAGATGTGAAAGACTTCTTAGAGCACATGTCTGTGGCAAGAATAAACAAAGGTTGGGAGTTCATGCTCCCTTATGATGAAGACTTTGTTAAGAAGCATCCAGATATCGTTCAGAGACAACATATGCTGTGGATGGGCATTCAGGCCAA ATTAGAAAAGGTCTATAATCTCTTAAAGGAGCACTTGACACCAAAGAAACAAGAGGCACAATCAG CTCATCCGTTGCTGGTCTCTGGGGAGCAAAGGGTCAACGTGGCTAAAGCAAAAGTTAAGCAGAACTATGGGCAGCTGGAGAAGGAGTTCCAGAAGCAAAAGGCAGAGATGAAATCAAATGACACATCAACCAAGATGGATGTTTCCAATATCCACATCAAAGAGGAGCCTGTGAGTGATGAGGAGCCAATGGATACCTCCGCTTATGAGGGGATGAACAACGGCATTGTCAATGGCCTCCATGCAGAGGAGGACTCCATGGACTCTTTAAACGGCCACTTGCCTGGAGGCTGCATTGACCGGGTGGCCCAAGAACTGAAGGCATTTGTGTCGTCAACATTTAGGAAACAATTTGTGCTCACCCTGAGTGAGCTTAAACGGTTATTTAACCTTCACTTAGCCAGTCTGCCTCCAGGACATACATTGTTCAGTGGCATTTCAGACAAAATGTTACAGGACATGGTGCTGGACACTGGCTGCAAACAGATTTTGGTGCCT CCTCTTGTTCTCAGTTTCCTCCGCAGACTGCTGCTTCACCAGATGAACTAA